The Apium graveolens cultivar Ventura chromosome 11, ASM990537v1, whole genome shotgun sequence genome has a window encoding:
- the LOC141696084 gene encoding uncharacterized protein LOC141696084, producing MKLRGRIDNKEVVVLIDPGATHNFISLSLVKLLDIPTDSTGCFRVALGNGEMVKGTGVCRKLSVHLADCVVVCDDFLPLELGSTDVILGIQWLETLGPMVTNWRTQVMKFEMGGSKVTLVGDPSLVRSKITLKAMIKCLRKEGHGFLIESNKVEVVERQLGAVNERMEQIPVGLQPVIKHYQGVFAEPKGLPLSRGHEHHITLKMDSNPVGVRPYRYP from the coding sequence ATGAAGCTCCGGGGCAGAATTGATAATAAGGAGGTGGTAGTCTTAATTGACCCGGGAGCGACACATAATTTTATATCCCTTTCGTTGGTTAAATTGCTTGATATTCCCACTGATTCAACCGGTTGTTTTAGGGTAGCCCTGGGAAACGGCGAGATGGTTAAGGGTACCGGAGTTTGTAGAAAATTGAGTGTGCATTTGGCTGATTGTGTAGTAGTATGTGATGATTTCTTGCCTCTAGAGTTGGGGTCTACGGATGTTATACTCGGTATTCAGTGGTTGGAGACATTAGGCCCGATGGTTACAAATTGGCGAACTCAAGTCATGAAGTTTGAAATGGGGGGCAGTAAGGTCACTCTAGTGGGTGACCCTTCGCTGGTTCGATCAAAAATAACACTGAAGGCGATGATCAAATGTTTACGGAAGGAAGGACATGGTTTTTTGATAGAAAGTAACAAGGTGGAGGTAGTGGAAAGGCAACTAGGAGCTGTCAATGAGAGAATGGAACAAATTCCAGTGGGTTTGCAGCCAGTAATTAAGCACTATCAGGGCGTTTTTGCAGAACCCAAAGGCTTGCCACTATCAAGAGGACACGAGCACCATATTACATTAAAAATGGACAGCAACCCAGTCGGGGTCAGGCCGTATAGATATCCCTAA
- the LOC141697054 gene encoding kinesin-like protein KIN-7O, with amino-acid sequence MDRLLASEKNAESEKSWSMEKCQENERLRDDLKVAIDFKKSQEANFSQLSKLKSDIDELKKKLTCLETEKHTDQISNRTEKAKLRMRLRGTQHKLEAALFRHSEAVEELDLMNRNYEAASQKLKDKLSLYCTEVLALKKQLAAKGH; translated from the exons ATGGACAGGTTGTTAGCTTCTGAAAAGAATGCTGAATCGGAGAAGTCCTGGAG CATGGAGAAGTGTCAAGAGAACGAGAGACTAAGAGATGACTTGAAAGTGgctattgattttaaaaaatCCCAAGAGGCAAATTTCTCCCAGCTATCAAAGTTGAAATCAGATATTGAcgagttgaagaagaagcttaCTTGCCTGGAAACTGAAAAGCATACA GATCAAATCAGTAACAGAACAGAGAAGGCGAAACTTAGAATGAGGCTTCGAGGGACACAACATAAGTTGGAGGCTGCTCTTTTTAGACACAGCGAGGCTGTGGAGGAGTTGGATCTCATGAATAGGAACTATGAAGCAGCTTCTCAGAAGTTGAAGGACAAGTTGTCTTTATATTGCACTGAGGTCCTCGCTCTCAAGAAGCAGCTTGCTGCAAAGGGACACTGA